The window GGCAGTTTTAACTTCATCCCTCGTCAGGCCGATGAGCTTCATGCCTTCACCCCCATGACCTCTCCGGTTCTGGCGCTCTCCTGGGCAAGGAGGGCAACCCTGAGAGCGTGGAGACCTGCTTCTCCATCCACAATGGGCTTTTCCCTTTTCTCAACGCATTCAATGAAGTGTTCCAGCTCGTTCCTGAGGGGCTCTCTCCTCTGTATCTTGGCCTCCTTGACCCAGTCGCTGTTGTAGAGCCTGAGGGTCTGGTCGATGTAGTCAAGGTACGCTATGCCAGCGGTTCCTACGACTGTTAAGGTTCTGGTTTTGTGGGGCGTGAGCCAGTTGGTCTCCACTATCCCGGTGCCCTCCTCAAAGCCGAGCGTTATTAGGGCGTGGTCTTCAACTCCGGCCGGGTGGACAACGTTTCCGGCCCGGGCGTAGACCGTCCTAACGGGTTCGCTGAAGAGGTAGCTTATCACGTCTATATCATGGACCCCGAGGTCTATTATTATCCCGACGTCGCGTATGCGGGCCGCCATTGGACCAACCCTTTTGGCGCTGATCGTTACCATTTCGCCCAGCTCTCCCCCGGATATGAGCTCTTTGAGCCTCAGAACCGCCGGGT of the Thermococcus sp. JdF3 genome contains:
- a CDS encoding UDP-N-acetylglucosamine 3-dehydrogenase, yielding MLRVGVVGVGMMGQHHARVYSELAREGKVELVGVADADFERAKEIARRFDTIPYADYRELAKEKLDAVSVAVPTSLHRDVALEFINEGTSVLVEKPIADTIENAKAIITAAEEAGVTLMVGHIERFNPAVLRLKELISGGELGEMVTISAKRVGPMAARIRDVGIIIDLGVHDIDVISYLFSEPVRTVYARAGNVVHPAGVEDHALITLGFEEGTGIVETNWLTPHKTRTLTVVGTAGIAYLDYIDQTLRLYNSDWVKEAKIQRREPLRNELEHFIECVEKREKPIVDGEAGLHALRVALLAQESARTGEVMGVKA